The Papaver somniferum cultivar HN1 unplaced genomic scaffold, ASM357369v1 unplaced-scaffold_18, whole genome shotgun sequence genome includes a window with the following:
- the LOC113338021 gene encoding F-box protein At4g19940-like: protein MKGTTTSCIDDQILCEILSRLPLKSLVRFKRVCKSWQSLIEKDQWLINLHHRRQLKTSPHLYFLTSKAVLESPRVFIVNLMLSFPKDESVKFEIPCTGNLCIDTNHKEITTATKTMQAISNKDLLVCQHIQKPINGMICLIDKIERKDMDSDNEVKEDHAARLYNVITKEATPWIRSAYLAQVEKLCDLSKVDVYRTYEFGFDPTTREYKVICMWSISGYELPKLEGYLEYTIYEDEEENYKMCEALTLGSDTAWRRIDKVPPSDKFSKDLYGSVYANGSIYWMYYKDTRPMLVAFDVGREDYKRGLQSYTRP from the coding sequence ATGAAGGGTACTACTACTAGCTGCATTGATGATCAAATACTATGTGAGATACTAAGCAGACTTCCATTGAAATCGCTTGTGCGTTTCAAACGCGTATGCAAATCTTGGCAATCCTTGATTGAAAAGGATCAGTGGTTGATCAATTTACACCATCGACGGCAATTGAAAACAAGTCCACATCTCTATTTTTTGACCAGTAAAGCTGTATTGGAAAGTCCACGGGTCTTCATCGTGAATCTCATGCTGTCTTTTCCAAAGGATGAAAGCGTTAAATTTGAGATTCCTTGTACAGGAAACTTGTGCATAGACACAAACCACAAAGAAATAACTACAGCAACAAAAACCATGCAAGCCATATCGAATAAGGATTTGTTGGTTTGTCAGCATATACAAAAACCCATCAACGGTATGATATGCTTAATCgacaaaatagaaagaaaagatATGGACTCTGACAATGAAGTTAAAGAGGATCATGCTGCTCGTCTATACAATGTCATCACCAAAGAAGCGACACCTTGGATCAGATCAGCTTACTTAGCACAAGTAGAGAAATTATGTGACTTATCGAAAGTAGATGTATATCGTACTTATGAATTTGGATTTGATCCTACAACAAGGGAATACAAAGTGATTTGCATGTGGAGCATATCTGGGTATGAGCTTCCAAAATTGGAAGGGTACCTGGAGTACACAATATACGAAGACGAAGAGGAGAATTACAAAATGTGCGAGGCCTTGACTCTAGGCAGCGACACTGCTTGGAGAAGGATTGATAAGGTACCACCGTCAGATAAGTTCTCTAAAGATCTATATGGTTCCGTTTATGCGAATGGTTCCATATATTGGATGTATTACAAGGATACTCGTCCCATGCTAGTGGCATTTGATGTCGGGAGAGAGGATTACAAGAGAGGATTACAGAGTTATACCAGACCTTGA